In Microbulbifer sp. THAF38, the sequence ACGATACAGGGCAAGTTTGTCGCGGTAGAGATAGTACTCTGGGGCGATTTCAAACAGGGCGCTGAGCTGTTCGCCGCTCAGTAGCAGGTCCTGCCGGTAGGCCTCGTCGACAGGCAGGAAGGTGTTCTCCTGCTGGCCGATGGAAGAGGAAGCAAAAGGGTTACTCCCGGCCTGAGCAAATGCATTGATCGCAGGCAGGCATAACAAGATTGCCAGCAGAGCGAGGAAATTATTTCTGAAACTTCTGGTCATCACAGCCATAGATGAAAAAATTCATTATAGTCGGGCGCATGGTTCTGACTGCAGCGCCGGACGGGGGTTCAGTCGCGTCAGCAGTATAGCGACGCCAGTGGTACAAAAAAACAACAACGGGGGATTGCTTTGCCGTCATTAGAACGCCTTCACAGCTTTGCTATCTATCTATTGATGGCTGTGTTACTCGGTGCCTGTGCTTCAAACAAGCCGCTTCCCCCTCCGCCCAGTCCACCGCCGCAAAAGGCCAAGCCTTCGACCGAGGAGGTGCGCCGCAACAATGTGGCGTATTTCTTAAAGCGCGCCGAACAGGCCTTGCGTAGGGGCCATCTGACCCAGCCCGCCGGTGCCAGCGCTTATGACTATTACCTGAATGTGCAACAGTTGGACCCCGGCAACCGCCGTGCCCAGACCGGAATCCAGACGATTGTGGTCACCTATGTGGAGCAGGCTCGGGAGGCACTACGCAGACGGGCTTTTGCGGAAGTGGCGAGCTTGTTGCGGCGCGCAGAGATGCTGGCTCCGGGTAACCCCTTGGTCGCCGAGGTGCGCAGTCAACTGGCCCGAGAGCGCGGTCGTGCAAAACTGGATTTGCCCCGAGGGGAGGCTATCGGGCTGCCGCAAGCGGAGCTTAGAGCCAGGTCTGAAAAACTCATTGCACAGCTGCGCCAAGTGGCCCAGCGCATCCGCAGTGAGCAGCTGCGTGTCATTATCGTCGCCGGGGATGATGCCGAGGGCCGCTGGGTTTACCAGCAGTTGCGCGAGGCGGTGCCCGGCTATCGGGTGCGGGGGGATATTAAGATCGGCAGTCCCGCGCGTTTACTTCTTATTCAGCCCAGTGGAGGGTATCAGTGAGAAAGACGGTTTTTTTTGCATGGGGACTGCTAATAAGCAGCCTTTTTTACACAGTGGGGGTTTCCGCCCTCACTAACCCCCTTCTGGTTGAGGGCTATGCCCGCGAGACGCCACCGGGGGCGCCGATGAGCGCGGCCTACCTGTCCCTCCACAATACCGGAGAGCACTTGCTGCAATTAACAGCCGTAGAGCTGTCTGGAGATACAAAGGGCTCTGCCAATTTACATACGACTGAGCGAGCGCAGGGTGTCAGCCGTATGCGCCCTCTGGAGAAACTGGCGATCGCTGCTGGCGAGAAATTACAGATGGTACCAGGAGGCGTACACCTGATGATTCATGGAGTACGACTCAGGGCGGGAGAATCACTACCACTGCGCCTGCTCTTTGCCGATGGAAGCAGTTTGGAGGTCCTGGTGCCCATTATGGGGCGGGAGGCGCTTGAAAAAGATCACCACCGCCATCATGGCAGTGCAGGGTAACTAGTTTTTGTTGAAGTAAAAGGAAAGAAAAATGAAGAAATTGTTGTTATTGGTGGGGGCCCTGGTCTTAGCTGGATGTGCTCACAGTCCACTACAAATTCGTCTGCACCCTCAGGTTCAGGTAGCTCCCGAATCCATTGGTGCGGGGCACAGTCTCAATGTTCGCGGGATCAATGAACTGCCTGGTGGCGGTTTGGGCTCCCTCGGCGGTGTCTATGCGGATACCTCTCAGGTAAGTATCGCCAACGACGCGGGCAGAGCCATTGCCGCTGGCTTGAGTGAGGGCTTTGCCAACTGGTCTTTCCGTATCACTGACTCGGCTCCTGAGGTGCAGGTGACGGCAAAATTGGTGAAGCTGACTTACAACAGCCCTAACACTGTCTATACCACCCAGATTGATACTTCTGCCGAAATTCACCTGGAGGTTAAGGCAGGCCATGCTACCTATTTCGGGACTTATAGCACCTCGGGTAAAGACCGCAACCTGATCAAACCCAGCAGGGAAGAGGTGGAAAGCCGGGTAAATGGTCTGCTGAGCGCGACCATGCAACGGGTGTTTGAAGATGAAAAGCTGAAAAAATTCTTGCGCGCAAATCTCTGAGTGTGCAATTTAAAGGCCTGTAGGAGAGGGGTCAGCTGGAGACAGGATAATTGAATAAAATCGGCGATCTTGGGCGATGTTAGCGTTACGTTTGCCCACATTTTGCAACCACGCTCCATTACCGGCTGTATTTGCGATCTTTTCTATGGTGCGTTTCGGTTCCCGCAGGGAGTGCGGCTGTGTCCTTGTTTGACCCTCAATCTGCTCAATACCTCGGCCAGCTAGGGGAGCTGGAGGCTCAACTCAAACCCTGTGAGCAGATTAGCCTGCAGGCTGCCGAGGCGGCACTGGGGGAAATTGCTGACGGAGTGATCGTCACCGATCCCCGCGGTATTGTTCAGTATGCCAACCCGCTGGTGAGTGAAATGAGCGGGGATCTGGTAGGGCTCTTGCCCGGCCAGCCGGTTAACGAGGGCCTGCGGCTCTGCGACAGTCACGGGGAGCCGTTAAACGCACTGATACCCGATATTCCCTATCACGAAGTGCCCAGTGTGCGAGAGATCCGCGCCTATATCTGGCGATCTGGCGAAAACCGCCCACCGCTGGAGGTCTCTGTGCAGGTGATGGCTCTGTGGGATGCCGGCACACTGAAAAACTATGTGCTGGTTTTGAGGGATACGTCCGCTGCCCGACGGGTGTCTACCCGCCTTAGCTGGCAGACCAGCCACGACGCGCTAACCCGCCTGCCCAATCGACAGTATTTTGAGGGTGAGCTACAAAAACTTCTCTCTCAATGCGT encodes:
- a CDS encoding N-acetylglucosaminyltransferase, whose protein sequence is MPSLERLHSFAIYLLMAVLLGACASNKPLPPPPSPPPQKAKPSTEEVRRNNVAYFLKRAEQALRRGHLTQPAGASAYDYYLNVQQLDPGNRRAQTGIQTIVVTYVEQAREALRRRAFAEVASLLRRAEMLAPGNPLVAEVRSQLARERGRAKLDLPRGEAIGLPQAELRARSEKLIAQLRQVAQRIRSEQLRVIIVAGDDAEGRWVYQQLREAVPGYRVRGDIKIGSPARLLLIQPSGGYQ
- a CDS encoding YajG family lipoprotein — encoded protein: MKKLLLLVGALVLAGCAHSPLQIRLHPQVQVAPESIGAGHSLNVRGINELPGGGLGSLGGVYADTSQVSIANDAGRAIAAGLSEGFANWSFRITDSAPEVQVTAKLVKLTYNSPNTVYTTQIDTSAEIHLEVKAGHATYFGTYSTSGKDRNLIKPSREEVESRVNGLLSATMQRVFEDEKLKKFLRANL
- a CDS encoding copper chaperone PCu(A)C, whose protein sequence is MRKTVFFAWGLLISSLFYTVGVSALTNPLLVEGYARETPPGAPMSAAYLSLHNTGEHLLQLTAVELSGDTKGSANLHTTERAQGVSRMRPLEKLAIAAGEKLQMVPGGVHLMIHGVRLRAGESLPLRLLFADGSSLEVLVPIMGREALEKDHHRHHGSAG